The Heteronotia binoei isolate CCM8104 ecotype False Entrance Well chromosome 11, APGP_CSIRO_Hbin_v1, whole genome shotgun sequence genome includes the window AGCTGGCCAGGTTGTAAAGCACCGAGCCCAGGCAGCTCAGCAGGATGCagagccagaggctgttgctggaGGTCAGCGTGCCATCCCAGGAGGGGCCAACTTCCAGCAAGACGGCGGCCGTGAAGAGGATGTAGAAGCTGGGCAAGGAGGTCAGGCACAGCAGAGTAGGAGAGTCCATCCGCTCCTCCTGCAGCAGTGTACCTGTGGGGGAGAGCAGGAGAGTATCGTAATGAGAGCTTTCCACTAGGACTGGGAGACACCTGGCTTCAAATCCCTATTTGTCCATAAAACTCACTGGTGCCAGGCTCTCCCTACTCCCTTAAGCTACCTTGCTGTGAGGATAACACAGAGGAGGAGTCAGCTATGGGTGCTACCATGAGATCcttggaagagaaagaaggagagcgTGTCATCGGGTCACAGTGGACTCCTGGTGACCCCTTCCATTGAgcgttccaggcaagagacaagcagaggtggtttgccactgcctgcctctgcatagcaaccctggacttctctgGCGGGCTCCCAtctaagtattaaccagggctgaccctgcttagctttcgaacTCTCATGAGCTGctcccttggaggaagggtggggcagGCTGCTAGAACCCAGTCCAGAGGATGCAAGAGAAACCAGCTATGTCCTGTGAAAAACCAACTCATGTTAAGGCTTGTAAATACAAAAAGGAAACCACTGTATGAGtgctcaatttttaaaaagtgtttgtaaaatatttttaagcaATAAATCTATGAATACACAAACCATTTGAGGTCCTTATTAATAAACTAATATTATTATAAAGTCACAAGTCTATCTTATTAAGCCAGGGCACTATTTCACAACTTTTTGTGTAATGGTGCCCGGGCTTAATAAGTATTTAGTGGCATATTTGTGGCTGTCATCAATCTTTAAAAAAGATCTTTGTGATGCTTATGGAATATTATCTTTGAATATTACTTCTAATGCATATATTTCACTAAGGACGATAATCCTTAGTGTACTGAATGTACCTGGGAACCTCATGTGAATCTTTCTTCTGAATGGAATTTTTGAAATAACATTTGATGGTTTATATTGACTTTTTGGATGAAACTgaaagattgaggtgacaagagaggaggtcctacaactgatagacgaattaaaaactaataagtcaccaggtccggatgccatacatccaagagttctgaaagaactcaaagttgaacttgtggatctcctgacaaaaatatgtaatctttcattgaaatctgcctctgttcctgaggactggaaggtagcaaatgtcacccccatctttaaaaatggttccagaggggttccaggaaattacagtctgacttcaataccgggaaagttggtagaatccattatcaaggacagaatgagtaggcacattgatgaacacgggttattgaggaagactcagcatgggttctgtaaaggaagatcttgcctcactaacctgttacatttctttgaggaggtgaacaaactgtggacaaaggagacccaatagatgttgtttagcttttgataaagttcctcatcaaaggctccttagtaagcttgagagtcatggagtaaaaggacaggtcctcttgtggatcaaaaactggctaattaataggaagcagagagtgagtataaatgggcagtcttcgcagtggagggcggtaagcagttgggtgccgcagggctcagtactgggtcccatgctctttaacttgttcattaatgatttggagttgggagtgagcagtgaagtggccaagtttgcagatgacactaaattgttcagggtggtgagaaccagagaggattgtgaggcactccaaagggatctgtcaaggctgggtgagtgggcgtcaacatagcagatgaggttcaatgtgtccaagtacaaagtaatgcacgttggggccaagaattccagctacaaatacaagttgatggggtgtgaactggcagagactgcccaagagagagatcttggggtcgtggtagataactcactgaaaatgtcaagacagtgtgtgattgcaataaaaagggtcaacgctatgctgggaattattaagaagggaattgaaaacaaatcggccagtatcataatgcccctgtataaatcgatggtgcggtctcatttggaatactgtgtgcaattctgatcaccgcacctcaaaaaggatattttagcattggaaaaagtccagaaaagggcaactagaatgattaaagggttggaacactttccctatgaagaaaggttaaaatgcttggggctctttagcttggagaaacgtcgactgcagggtgacatgatagaagtttacaagattatgcatgggatggagaaagtagagaaagaagtacttttctccctttcttacaatacaagaactcgtgggcattcaatgaaattgctgagcagtcaggttaaaatggatagaaggaagtacttcttcactcaaagggtgattaacatgtggaattcactgccacaggaggtggtggcagctacaagcaaagccagctttaagagtgggttagataaaaatatggagcagaggtctatcagtggctattagccactgtgtgacagagagtgttggactggatgggccattggcctgatgcaacatggcttctcttatgttcttatattcttatttttcttctccatGTATTTATCAACATAGGCATTTAGGACTATTGATCTTCAGACTTGTGACtgtttataataatataatagtttacagagctttttttgtagaaaaagctcagcaggaactcatttgcgtattaggccacaccccctgacgccaagccagcaggaactgtgttcctgtgcgttcctgctcaaaaaaagccctgataatttaTTAACATGGACTTCAAAGTGTTTTTGTATTAACAGGTTTTTTATTtaagaaaattttaaaagcacTTTAAAAAATCTGCGCTCTTCATACAGTGGTTTCTTCTTTGAATTTATCAACTTGTATCCTTCTAATCACCACTAAATGTTTCAGGTGGAgcagaagaggagcatgagagccaTTTCTCACAGGACAGCCAGCAGTCTGATCTCACTTTGGCACTGTGTTGAAATGCAAAGGCCAGTGCAGACCTGCTGTCTTAGAGCACTAGTGCTGTAAACACTGCCACAGCCTCCACTGTCCAGGAACAGAGGGGATCCCTTCCTGGAATGGAGACAAATACAAGGGTTCCCATGCCACACACAAAACAGAGTACAAAGCGACCTTGGCTGACTTGTGAATGACAGAggcacacgaagctgccttatactgaatcagatcatcggTCCTATCAAAGTCATTATCCTCAGTTTGTAAGAGGCCCTTCTAACCCAGGAAGGAGAGAAAGCCACCTCGCAAGGCTGATTTGGGGTGCCGTTAATGGTGCTAGAGCAGAAAAAGCCAGATGAAATTTACCAAGGCATTATCCTGCCAATGTCCCCATTCACATAGCAGGCCCCTTGCACCATTACCACTCATTTCCATCAGGCTTGCATAGGGGAATGCCCTGGGGAGATTGTGTCCCATGTTGATGGGTGGATGGGAGAGATATTCCCATCAGTATGTTCCACCTCAGTGCCCCAAATTGGTTGAGATCAGCCTAGGAAAGATGAATGGTGCTGGGAGCAGGGGGGGGCGGTGTTGCAAGAATTAGATCAGGGCAAGTCCCCAAGGGTGGAGCTTCTGATTCAGCTAAAGCACAGTAAAATAGGGCCCAATGAAACAGAAATTAGAGGGAGTTGGACCCACACCCGAATTTCTAGAAAAATGAAAACCTAACACACACCCATTTTGTCCTAACATGTAGACTAggggtgggatggggtggggttgGGGCATAATAACGTTACAACTGAGCTTCATCTGCTTTTTCGCAACAGGATTTGGAGCCCTGGCACACAACACAGGGCCGCGGCTTCTACACATTATTTCAAAATTGTGATAAATTGAGTGTGTTCCATTGCCAATGCAAGAACTGGGCAATGAATGAAGCATTTCCCATAGCAGCTCCCCAGGCAAAGAGATCACACTTCACAGGAATCACTGTCTTTCTTTCTACTTAAACACAGCACTAAAACAAGAGATTCAGATACCAGAACTGTAGACATATAAAACAAGGGATTCAAATGGCCCTCTGTGCTAAAACCATCTGCCTTTAGAACAGCTGTAACCTGCATGAACcatgggctggatccaaccaacttttacactgaagaaaaaggggggaaggcCCCCTTTGAACACCTGCAAGGGTATGCTGTGGATCATGAGATCCACacagacaaaagccatgtgggatggaaGTGGCAGTCTTAAGGAGAGGAATTAAAGTGAGAGAGATTCTGCATTAGTCTTTGTCCTGGTCTCATTCTTGGCTCTCAAGATAGCgcagggcagggagcaagcagggaacacacaATCCCGCTCCAGAGATGCCAAAGCAGAATCCATGGAAAAGAGCTGCCATGAGGAATTCCGCACAGAAGAGAGGCAAGTGCTAAATGCTGAATCAGTTGGGAGTAGAAAcagctagctggatccaaccccaggTAAATTAAGAAAACTTGCATAATTTCTCTTTGCGTAATTAGCATTGGTTACAGTGCATAATCTATTCAGACCAGTTACAGGGAGAGGCAAGGACATTCAATGGGCACGGAAGCCCCACGAAAGCATTCTGCTGGTCTCCGAGATGTGACCAGGCCTTGCTGTATTCTTTCAAACTTATCTAGCCATAAGAACTAGAaacttgttcttttaaaaatgaaagctgagattcTGCCCATACAACAGACTCATATCACACATACACAGAGGCCCCTGGAATGACTTACTCTGCTGGATGGATTTCAGCCCACGGAGGAAAGTAGCAGCAAAGAGGAAGCAGCACCCAGCTTGATCGAACTGCACCTCTCCGATGATGCTCAAGGAGGCACCCAAGCAAACGGGCCCCATGGCTGCGTACTGCAGCGGGTGGTGGTGCTTCCCCAGCAGCACCTTGGAGAGGGTCAGAGTGAAGAGCGGCGTGGTGGTATACACCATCTGAGCAAAGTCCAGCTGCACATAGTTGAGACCCAAGTTCCCAAAAGCCACGCTGGCGCAGAAAGTCAAGCTGAGTAGGAACACCCGGGCCTTGGCCTCAGGGCCAAGTGTGGGGTTCCCACTCCCCCCAGCCCGGAGCCTGGCCAAAGGTTTGCCCACCACCACAGCGGTCAGCATGTGCAGGGATGACAGCAGCACAGGGTACCGGAAATTGTGGACAGCGAAGATCCATTTGTTGAGGCTGGACATGGTCGTGCCGGTGACCAACCAGACGAACACAGTGGCCACGAGGGGAACGGCGTGCAGAGATGGAGGGGGTGACCTCCGCCCCCCATGCTTCCCTGAACCTGGCTTCCAAGGAGAGCGCGGCCACGCTCCATCCGCAGAGTTCATTCCTGCTTCATTTCTCCCCTGAGAGGGCAGGCACATTGGGGATGACAGCCTACCACCAATGGGAGAGAGTCCTTTTCCAAGCAGCTTTGAGTCTGGAGGCACCCCAGAGGAGGGTCACCTTATATCATATTCCCATTTCGCTGCTGCAGCAGGCTCTCGCTCCTCAGCTGACTGCCTCTGGCAGACCGTGGTGCCCACAGAGTGATTCTTACTCCTGTTTCTTTTCCAAAAGTCACTCCCCGTGACTCACCAGGATCAAGTTTCCAACTCCGGCTTGGTGGGGCTCCCTGGCTTGCTTGGAAGTTTCCCCGAAGAAACAACAAGAAGCTggaactgggggaaagtttgcTTCAAACGGAAAGCAAGTGGTCATCTCAGCTCCTAGTATCCTCTGCCTTAGCTCCGATGAGACAGCCGTCCGGTGACTGCTTGGCATGGGATGGGTCTCAGGGCAATTCTGTGGAACTGGTTAGATGACCAAAGAGCCTACAATTAAACACCCAGCAAAGCTCTTCTGCTTTATTACCGGCCTGCCCTCCTTATACACTGGCCGGCTCCAGGACTGGCTGAGCTGAATCCATTGTGCAAACAGATACCAGATGGAGAGAGAAGCAAGTGGAAAGTCTGATGGTTCTGTGGTTGGTGAGAAGCTCCACCTCTGGCATCAGCAGGCAgtgcaacagcagcagctgaagTGAGTGTGCAATGTTAAAGTGAATGAGGGCAGGAAGCCGGTGCTCTCTGTGGGCCCGCCCAGGGCGACTCATCCGCGGCTTTCTCCTGTGGGAGGAAGAAGGGCAGAGtgagaaggcggggggggggaacacccGTCAAAAGCATCCAAAACAATCAGGCACTATGGAGACACACAAGAAGCTTTGAGTGACTGTGCCGGCATCCCTAGCAGGGTGGCAAAATATGCCAGGCTTCAGCCTGCCCTCTGTTTTCAATGTCAGGGCTCAGCCTTGGAAAAAAAACAAGGCATAGATGATGAAGAcactcattttatttatatcttgcttttctccttcacagggactcaaagcagcttatcacattgctctcccttcttttttttaaaaaaaacattttattgaaTGCTAATAAAATACAGTACAGTACACAGACTCAAGATAAAGCAATACATGCAAGAATCACCATACACATACAGAAGAGGGGAAGATTGCTCTCCCTTCTTCCACCCTACCCCTAAAATAACCACCTTGTATGGCAGGTTAGGGTGATGGGACCAAGATCATCTGGCTAGCTTCCACGATACAGTGAAGATTTAAACTTGGTCCTATAGTCAGTACTCCCTCTAACTTTTGGAATCCTGTGAGCAAAATCTCAACTTCGTGAGCTattggcactaaagttgtgagcttctgcataaattagtttgctctagggccatttttcctgagctaagattaaaatgtgtgagcagaggctaaaaaaccttgagctagctcacactaactcagcttagagggagcacttgTCCTAGTCTGCTACTCTGGGTACTGCTCACCGCTGTCTCTCttagtatctgatgaagtgtgcattcacacaaaagcttaaactCAGAATTAAACATTGCTGGTTTTAaaagtgcaactggactcaagctttgctctgctgcttcagaccaacacggccgcctaCCTGAATCTACCACACTTCTGAGAAACTGCAGAATGCTTTTCCTTTACTACTGAGTCATGACAGagtccccttccccaccccaagaAATCAGGCTTGAAGCAGTGCTGGactaaactctgtggaggcccctaggcagtcaaaaactcGGGGGGCCctggcaaattatctcagagttggagcacccaccccactgccctcTCTGTAGCCTGCTGGcaacttctcaaaagcccctctgataaagctgtgggggagaggcagagagagacaaacttggcCATGTCGCCAGAAGCAGCCGCACCAGGTAACTTGGGCgtagagtggctcagttgctggctgtgcatgcaggctgggagggctgcaagcaggggggaaacggggggggggggggagccaacgtagggcccctaaaggtgtgaggcccataggccagtacctacttggcctaattgttaatccagctgcAGTTTGACAGGAGGAACTGTAGACATACCCAGATGCCTGTTTTGCTAAAAATTAAGCTCTTAGGCTAGGCCAATTAGGGAAACATCCTAACTGGAAATGAGTCCCAGAAGCTGAATCCACAGAACCAGAGCATCTGGGGTGTAGGTGTATAAGGTATGAATCACTGGAATCTGGGAAGCCAGCAAAAGGCCCACAAACCTAATGGCTAATCCTCAGAAGTATGAACCGGATCCCTTTCTGATTGCCACAAAGTGGCAAGAAAGAAGTTTCAGTTGAAATATGCCTGTGCAACTGAGAAGCACACACATTTTGTACAAAAACTTGTTCCTCACATCCGTGGTGAATGGCCTTTCCTGGTTAAAATTGCAATGCAAATAAACGTTTAAACCAGTGCTTTTCTCTGGAACATTCAGTAATCACAAGGGCAGCTGGCTTGCTGTGCCTCTATACATTTAGCTGAGAACAGCAACAATTAAAGCTTTCAATGAAGGTGTGAATCAGCCACCTGACTCACAAAAGATTTTTTAGCATGTAAGCAGGTCCAGAAAGGAAATTACATGCATTTAATAGCCGCAACACAAATTACCTCCCAACAACAAAAAGCTAATTTAGAGCAAAGGTTCATACATTTTGTCCTTTTAACAAAGTACCTGCATGCCAGTCACACCAAGACCTAGTTGCAATAATTTCTCTCTTAAAAACTTGACTTTGCCTGAATTTCTCTAGAGACTCACATTGAAAGACAGCTCATTTAGTTTCCTTTCCATTTCCATAATGAGTAAAGCCTGGGAGCACAGTCACAATGTGAGCAAGACCATGTTCAATTTTGCTAAGGCCTCTTTAACAAACCTTTCAGGCTTAtgctcagtttaaaaaaaaaaaacagcttggcAATTTCTACCTACCTCTGCTCACTGCAACTGAGCCATTACAATTCTGAACGGCAAAGTGTAACCTGAATTGCCTTGCTTCAAATTTAGATGGGGGAATTAGTGTGAGATCAAATATGACAGACAGGAATAACAGGCGAGAAACATCACCTATGTATAACAGGTCAGTTGACGGACAAAACTTCTTACTGACTTTGATTTCAAATTAACAAAGACTGTCTTAAGCAAATTATAAACCATACATACAAGTACACTATGAAAAAATAGATTGAAATGGGAAATAAGACAAGGGAGGGAGTTGTAGCAGGAATATTTACCACCCGGATGTGCAGAAGTCTATGGAGAGAGGGGAGGTGCGAGAAACCAGCATGCACAACTTCAGAGGTCCAAGCACAAGGCACTTGGGGGTGCAATTCAGAAAATGGCCGCCCTTAGAGTGAACATGTGGATGTGCATTCAGGCACATATATTTAAAATGTATCTTTGAGTGAAAAAGTGTGGGAAGAGGGCTTGATTACTGGGCACTGATGCAAACGACAGGGATTGGCTGAAACTGGAACAGAAGGTGGGTTTGGAATGCTCAGCAAGAGGCGGATCTGGAACACCCTCAAAAAAGGTGGGTCTGGAATCCTCAGCAAAAggtttcccttttttaaaaaaaacaagttcATTGTTCCTTAATGGGGACATCCTGAAAGAAGGTGGCCCCAACAATAGTGGATGTCTGAATAATATTGTCTTGGTTCCTGGAGTCATAGAGCAGTGACAATAGGTGGGAAGCAGAGCTGTAGCTTAGACAACAAGATCTTGACAAGATTATGTAAAAGGAGGAGTTCCAGGAGCAGAACCAGGAACTAGCAAGAGTGTTCCCCCTTTGGAGACAAAGGCAAGACCTTTTGGAGCTAGACCTTCTGATCAAGCCCCTTTTACATACTTGATGAGTTTAGAAGGTCTGAGAAATTTATGCTTATCTGAGAGTGGGAAAGAAGGTAATAGATTGCCCTCAGGCCCAAGCAGATATGCGTTCTCTCTTTAGTCTACTACAGATATCCAGAGCCCCTAAGTTGGGCTGCCTCATGTCTGCAATATAGTTGGCACTTTGGTTCACAGACACCGGAGAGGTGCCCTCTCAGGGTGCCTTGTGTGGTTCAGCAAATGAGAGCGGCATGAGACACAGGTGTGCCATCTTTATTCAAGTTGATGGCCAGGCATGGGGGCTAAAAGCCAAAAGCATGTGGTAAATCCAaaagaacacacacaccccagactgACTGTAAACAGAAACAAAAGGGGGATAGTTTTGTGCCACCCAGCAACAGACGTAACTGCTCCCGATGCTGTTTTTAAAGTCACGTGGGATAACTGAGTTAGTTTAATGGGTCATACAGAAGATCAAGTAAAATGCTGTAGCTAGGCAAGCATCCTGTTTGCACTCTACATGCTAAGAGACATCTCACAATGCTTTAAAAGATATGGTGGCTACTTGACCTACTCTGTGACAGCAGcactctaaaaaaaaaagtgcagaaagttGGCTCAGGCAAATGGGTGCAGGGCAGGGCAGAAGGTGCCGGCCGACACACCAAAGGAAAAGGCTAACGTTTGAAACTGAAAAAGTTATGGCAAAGAGTCACACTAAAGCTGAAGGGTAAATTATATTAGCTATGGGATTTTCTATATGTTATGGGGTACTGATATTGAATATATGCTACTGAGCATCACTTATGTATGGTTTTAGAATTAATGAATACTTTTAGTTAAAGGCAACTGGTCCCTGTGTGTTTCTCTCCCTCTGGAGGCCTGACTTCCCTAGCCAGACTCTATCCACCTACAGAAAAGAAACCTAATGGGGTTTGGGGATCTCAGGCAGATGCTTAGACCCCTTCCTGGACCCCTACAGGAAGACAGAAGGAACTCCAAATATGGGCATGATTAACCATGTTGAAAAGTACAGGGAAAGCAAGGGAAATCTCAACCTGGGATGATTAGGCCTGGAATACCAGCTTGGCCTGGTTCAACAAAGGACTGGGCAGAGCTTGATGGCCCCTCCTGGGTTTGCAACTAATTTGCCACAGTGGCAAGCCTGGAGATAGCTGATCGCCATGGTAGCAACATTAGGTTTCCAGGGTACTTTCCACTGAAAAGCAGATTCCTAGGTGGTCCAAGAAGGGAAGTCACTCTTCTGAATGCTGGGGTCATTAATTATGGCCTGAACTCTGATGAGCCCTCACAAGACCAAAGAATAGAACTATTGTCAAGAGAGTGTCCTGtcctaggggtggggtggggacaggcCACCCTCCTCTGCATCAGCTTTTTTATTGCCCTTGGCCTGATTTCTCACTTTCTCAGTTTTCATATCAAACATTGCTTCCCTTCCACAGACAGCATGTGGCCTGAGAAATCATGAAGGTGACCCAAAATGTGGCTCCTGACTCAGGGCTCCTTTCAGGTTATGTGCCAgcactctgcatagcaactccagtctttggtggtcttccacccaAAAAAGTTTATTGAAGTTATATGTGACTAAGAACTGGTTCTCATTATGCACACAGATATTCTGAACATTCAATAACTATATCCTTCGGACCGGTTCACACTGGTGACTGCATCATTAAGTGACAACTTACATGTCCCTACCTACAATATTTttgtcttcctcctttccccagaAGCTCAGACCAGCATGCATGTTTTTTGCCTTCTCTGCTATATCGTAACAAGAACCCTGTTGGGTAAGTTATGATGGGAGAGAGTGACAGGGCCCAAAGTCATTCAGTGAAATTTCATGACAGTGggaaactgaacctgggacccctccaatgcttcctctaagctgtgaagtcttgtgaccaaaattctactttgtgagctactgggattattaaagttgtgagctgctgcataagttaatttgctctgcggccatttttcctgagctaaaaatgTTGTGAGCCTGacactaaaaaactgtgagctagctcacactaactcagtttagagggaacactggctctcCTCTAGTCCAACATTTAAACTACTGCACTGTGATTACTCTTGAAAATGTGAATGGGACCATAACTGACAGAACTTTCAGTTAAGCGCCAGATCACTGCAAATCATTGCACGCCATGAGATGGAACAGGTGTTGGGGCCCAAGGTGAGTGAACCTCACTCCCAGAAAACAGTTGTGTGTGGGAAGGATGTGCAGGTGAACAGCACATAGAGTGCaacagagggagaggaagggagagagcacCTGGTACTCTCTGCATGGGGCCCATCAAAACCTTAAACTGGCTCTGTCTAATGGAATGCTTCCCAGTGGAAACAGTCTGCATGTTCACATTTACACTGTTGTATGACATTCAGCTCCCTCCTCTAGTATACAAAAACCCAGTAAGGCATATATACACCTGTGGGAGCCAGACCCTGGGAGCTGCTAGTTCATTACAGCAGACTGACTTTTTTAGACAGGATAGCACTGCAATTGACTCtgcatgaagaagatgatattggatttatatcccaacct containing:
- the SLC35E4 gene encoding solute carrier family 35 member E4, producing the protein MCLPSQGRNEAGMNSADGAWPRSPWKPGSGKHGGRRSPPPSLHAVPLVATVFVWLVTGTTMSSLNKWIFAVHNFRYPVLLSSLHMLTAVVVGKPLARLRAGGSGNPTLGPEAKARVFLLSLTFCASVAFGNLGLNYVQLDFAQMVYTTTPLFTLTLSKVLLGKHHHPLQYAAMGPVCLGASLSIIGEVQFDQAGCCFLFAATFLRGLKSIQQSTLLQEERMDSPTLLCLTSLPSFYILFTAAVLLEVGPSWDGTLTSSNSLWLCILLSCLGSVLYNLASFCVISLTSALTIHILGNFNIVGNLLLSHVLFGSHLTLLGYAGITLTLVGVFMYHHCDRIASCCHSLGRRAKRD